The Algoriphagus halophilus sequence AATCCGCTTCCAAGTACGATTTTAGTAGTTGCACATAAATACAAAAAGCTGGATAAAAGAACACAGCTTTCCAAGGAACTGCAGAAAAATGCGGTCTATGTCACTTCTGATAAAGTACCGGATTATAAATTGACAGAGTGGGTGATCCAATATTTCAAAGATATTGGACATGATATTGAACCCAGAGCAGCTCAGTTTCTAGCTGATGCCATAGGCAACAACTTGGAAGTGATGACCAATGAGGTGGGTAAGATGCTCATCAATTTCCAGGAACCTACAAAATTCACGATTCCCGATATTTCAAAATATATTGGGATCAATAAAGATTACAACAACTTTGAGCTATTGAAAGCAATAGGGGTTAGAGATGCGGAAAAATCCAACCGGATCATCCATTATTTTATACAAAACCCTAAATCTCACCCACTTATTCCACTTTTTGCACTGATGTACAATTATTTTTCGAAGCTGGCTTTAATTCATCAAGCAAAAGGAGCCACCGATGACCAGATCGCTTCCTTAATCGGTGTACCTAGATTTGTGGCCAAAGAGTACCTCCAATCCGCCCGTAACTACAAATTGGGCAAGGTAATTGATGTGTTTACATACATCAAAGAGGCAGATCTGCGTTCTAAAGGGGTTGACTCCGGTAGTATGACGCATGGTGAAATCCTCCGCGAACTCGTGTACAAGATTTTGCACTGATTACCGAAGCTAATTTTAAATAAACCAAAAGAATTTGTTGTCTTGGGACTATTCTTTTATCCATTGATTTGGATGAAATGAATCTCATGCCTGATTTTTTTGGGTGCTAAAACCAACTACTGTCTATGAAATATTACCTGATGCTGCTTGTTGGATTGGGGATGAGTTTGGATGCTGTTTCGCAATCCACACTCTATCAAACTAGTCCACAATATCCCTTAGATCATCAGACTGAGCTATTTGAAAAGCAACTTTTTTCTGCTTCATTATACGATAACACCCGTCTTCTAAATGAAGATTTGACCAATGAGCAAAAAAAATCTGCGGAATTGAATAGAGCGATGTCCGCTTTACAGGTTGAAAGTCCAGATGGCCCAGGATTAATGAAATCTTACATCTATGATCATGGCAACCATCCTTCCGTTACCTCTGCCGGTTTGTACCTGGGAGATCACTTCTTCTATAAAAGAAATTATACCGAAGCCAATGAAAGTTATGCATTGGTAAACCCAAATAGCCTTGGAGATGAAAACCGAGCTGACCTTTATTTCAAACAAGGATTTGGGCATTTTCAAATGAAAAATTATGGACAAGCAGCTCCATTTTTTGACCAGGCAAAAGTCTTGAATACCTCAGTCAGTCCTGATGCTTATTATTATAGTGGATACATTGCTTTGGAAAGTGGGGATCATGAAAAAGCAATTACGGATCTCCATACCGCCTCTCAAGATGTGTTTTACTCAGGTAAAGTTCCTTATTTAATAGCAGCACTTTATTACAATACAGGTAGTTACGATCAATTGATCAGTTATGCAGAGCCTAAATTCGGTACAGGACAGCAACTAGAAAAACCTGAAATCATTCATTTGTACTTGGCGGAAGCTTATTATGCCAAGCAAGATTATGCCAATGCCTCCAGCCACTATGAATCTTATATCAGTTCCAGAAAAGGTACCTTATCTAGAGAGGAGATTTATAAAGCTGGAATTTCCTTATTTGAAATTCAGAACTACAATAGAGCCGCTGAATATTTGAAAAATTCAGCTTCAGCAAATGATGAATTAGGACAGGCAAGTAGTTACTACCTGGGACATGCCTATTTGAAGCAGGAAAATTATCAGTTTGCTTCCACCAGTTTCGCTGCGGCCTCCAAAGCTGAATTCAACCTACAAATTCAGGAAGATGCATTGGTTAATTATGCAAAAGTAAACCTTCAAAAGGGGAGTTTTCAAGCTGCAATTGCTGCTTTAGATGAGTATTTGGATAAGTATCCAAATGGAACCCATAAAGCTGAAATGGAGACCTTGCTTTCGGAGGCCTTGGTCAACACCAATGATTATTTAAGGGCGATTGAACAAATGGACCGAATCACCAATAAGTCTCCAAGAATTCAATCAGCTTATCAAAAAGTAGCCTTTTATCAGGCCATGGTATACTTCAGGGATCAAAGATGGGATGGAGCAATTGCCTATTTGGATAAGTCTTTGGCTTATCCTGTTGACCGTACTATTGTATTGGAATCTCATTTTTGGAAAGGAGAAGCTTATTCTGCAGGAGGGGAGCTTCCTCAAGCAATTAAATCGTATGAACAGGCGATTTCTTTGGGTCGTAGTACTTCTAGTTCTTATTTGACCAAAAGTTTATATGGACTGGGTTATGCATTTTTCAATTCTCAAAAATACCCTCAGGCCGAAATCCATTTCAAAACATACACTGATCGTTTGAGAGGTCGTGATAATAAAGAAAATTACGACGATGCCATGCTCCGATTAGGAGATTGCTATTACGTACAAAAGAGGTTTTCTGAAGCTGCTTCGGTATTCCAACAGGCAATAAATGAGAGTAATTCGGGGATAGATTATGCCTATTATCGATTAGCGGTGGTTCAGAATTTCCAAACTAGAAATCAAGAGGCATTGTATCAATTAGATGCGCTGATTTCCAGGTATCCTTCCAGTTTGTATTACGAAGATGCCTTGTATCAAAAGGGTCAGATTAACATGGAGGAGACCAATTACGCTGAAGCTTCCCGGGCCTATTCTGATTTGATAAATGGAAAACCGAATTCACCTTTTGTTCCATATGCGTTGGAGGGTAGGGCAGTTGCTAATTTCTCCATGCAGAATTATGATCAGACCATCCAGGATTATAAAACCATTTTGGATAGACATCCCAATGCGCAAAATGCGGAAACTGCCTTGAAAGGCTTGCAGGAAACCTTGGCTTTACAAGGACGATCGGGTGAGTTTTCGGATTATTTGGCACGGTACAAAGGTTCCAATCCATCCAATACAAGTGTTCAATCTCTTGAATTTGAGGCGGCTAAAAGTATGTATTTTGATAAAAATTATACGCAGGCTTCCAGAGCTTTTGAAAGCTACTTGAGAAATTATCCTCAATCCGCTCAAAAAGCAGATGCCTTGTATTTCTTGGGGGATTCTTACTTCCAGTTGGGAAATAAGGATCAGGCATTGGCTCAATTTAAGGCCTTGGAAAATGAACCGGCTTCCCCTCAAAGAGTAAGAGCTATTCAACGAATTGGGGGAATTGAATTAGAAAACGGGAACTTCGAACAAGCAATTCCTTACCTACAAACTGCTGCGGAAAATGCCAGAAACAAAATTGAAGAGGC is a genomic window containing:
- the holA gene encoding DNA polymerase III subunit delta — translated: MAQSPQAVLKDLKAKKFAPIYFLDGDEPFYIDQITEYIEKNAIAEHERGFNQVVLYGKDSNVGLILNNARKFPMMAERQVVIVKEAQSLPDLGKEESQKLLINYSQNPLPSTILVVAHKYKKLDKRTQLSKELQKNAVYVTSDKVPDYKLTEWVIQYFKDIGHDIEPRAAQFLADAIGNNLEVMTNEVGKMLINFQEPTKFTIPDISKYIGINKDYNNFELLKAIGVRDAEKSNRIIHYFIQNPKSHPLIPLFALMYNYFSKLALIHQAKGATDDQIASLIGVPRFVAKEYLQSARNYKLGKVIDVFTYIKEADLRSKGVDSGSMTHGEILRELVYKILH
- a CDS encoding tetratricopeptide repeat protein; the encoded protein is MKYYLMLLVGLGMSLDAVSQSTLYQTSPQYPLDHQTELFEKQLFSASLYDNTRLLNEDLTNEQKKSAELNRAMSALQVESPDGPGLMKSYIYDHGNHPSVTSAGLYLGDHFFYKRNYTEANESYALVNPNSLGDENRADLYFKQGFGHFQMKNYGQAAPFFDQAKVLNTSVSPDAYYYSGYIALESGDHEKAITDLHTASQDVFYSGKVPYLIAALYYNTGSYDQLISYAEPKFGTGQQLEKPEIIHLYLAEAYYAKQDYANASSHYESYISSRKGTLSREEIYKAGISLFEIQNYNRAAEYLKNSASANDELGQASSYYLGHAYLKQENYQFASTSFAAASKAEFNLQIQEDALVNYAKVNLQKGSFQAAIAALDEYLDKYPNGTHKAEMETLLSEALVNTNDYLRAIEQMDRITNKSPRIQSAYQKVAFYQAMVYFRDQRWDGAIAYLDKSLAYPVDRTIVLESHFWKGEAYSAGGELPQAIKSYEQAISLGRSTSSSYLTKSLYGLGYAFFNSQKYPQAEIHFKTYTDRLRGRDNKENYDDAMLRLGDCYYVQKRFSEAASVFQQAINESNSGIDYAYYRLAVVQNFQTRNQEALYQLDALISRYPSSLYYEDALYQKGQINMEETNYAEASRAYSDLINGKPNSPFVPYALEGRAVANFSMQNYDQTIQDYKTILDRHPNAQNAETALKGLQETLALQGRSGEFSDYLARYKGSNPSNTSVQSLEFEAAKSMYFDKNYTQASRAFESYLRNYPQSAQKADALYFLGDSYFQLGNKDQALAQFKALENEPASPQRVRAIQRIGGIELENGNFEQAIPYLQTAAENARNKIEEAEAVQGLMVANFETKKYNQAITNADRLLTLDGIIPESTPKALLTKAKAEREMNRKADAETTLMTLVNEYKTEQGAEGLYWLAYSFQEKGDVAQSNETIFDFSGPFVDFGYWYGRMFLLLADNYVTLGEDFQAKATLESIVEKSTNEEIKSMAQTKLQTLN